The DNA sequence TCCGGAGGCCGACGGCGCTAGGGAATGGCTTCTCCTCGGCTTCCTCGAACGCGGCTGCTGCGTCGAGCTCTGGCCGCGGCGGCGATGAGGTTGTCTCGGATATGGATTTGTTTCTCGAGATTGTGCCTTTGAGAATGAGGGGAGAGCTGATTAGGGATGAGAGAATTGGGGAGCTGATTGAGGTGGTGATGGATTTGGGGAGGAAGCCGCTTGCTCGATTTCCCTCCGGCGATTCGGTGATCTCGGAGGAGCCGGTGAAGCCGGAGGATCTGCTCCATGCCATTTCTAAGGTTGATTTTGGTAACATTTTGGAAAATTGGGAtcaattttgatgtttttgagCAATTAGGTTTAGCTAAACACAGTTAGAAGATGAATGATTGAATGATGATGATTTATTTAGCATTACTGATAACTGCTTTATAATGATGAGTTTGTGTGTATGCAAAAATTCATGTGAATTAGGGCTTGTTTCAATGGCTTTTGTTTGTAGAATTGTATAGATAATTGGGGATTTAGGAATTTGTGTGAAGTTAGTTGATGGTGCTTAGGTAGGTGACTTCTCCGATGACAACCGTTCCGGGATCAATAACTCTCTTCATCGTATAAGCGCCATTCGAAACCGCAAAATGCAAATCATAGGGCTCACGTGTCGAGTGGGTCGAGCAGTTTCCGGCAGTGCTGAAATCATACGCGATTTGATTGAAAGTGGGGGATCCATACTCGTCATAGGGCCTCCCGGAGTCGGGAAAACAACCTTGATCAGGTATATATCATGTAAATGCAGTAAAGCACGTTTTTTCTTCGTTGTTCTTGCTTATCTGGGGatatatgatgatgatgatgatgataatgaaTTTGCTTTCTCAGAGAAACTGCTAGGATTCTTGCGGATGACCAGAAGAAACGTGTTGTGATTGTTGACACGTCGAATGAAATAGGTGGTGACGGGGACATTCCCCATTCTGGTATCGGTCGTGCTAGGAGAATGCAAGTCCCGAACGTTCATTTGCAGCATGATGTGAGTAGCGCTGAGTGTAGTGTTTACCGAGTTTATGTGATTTCGTATTCTAGCCTCTGAAGATCGACTTTGTGCTCGGATGTGATTAGGTGATGATTGAAGCAGTTGAGAATCACATGCCGCAGACCATTATAATCGATGAGATTGGGACGGAGCTCGAAGCGCTGGCTGCAAGCACGATAGCCCAAAGAGGGGTTCAGCTCGTTGGCACAGCTCACGGGATTACTATCGAGAGTATCATCAAGAATCCCTCGTTGCAGACTCTTGTTGGTGGAATAGAGGTACAGACATGTTTCCTTGCCTCGTTGTAGTGTTGATTTACGAGATGTTTGTGGCATGATCCGAGGCATCAGTTTGCTCATCAAATGTGAGTTGAATTCAACTTTGTTCAAACAGAGTGTTACTCTTGGTGACGAAGAAGCACGTAAGAGGAAAGTGCAGAAAACTATTCTCGAGAGGAAAGGCCCTCCGTCATTCACATGTGCAGTTGAGATTATATCGAAAACTGAGTGCCGAGTTCATCACAGATTGGATGCGACCGTTGATGCTATACTGGCAGGTATTCGAATTGAATCTGTCTCATACTATCGTTAACTTTACTGAGTTTGTCTCTTGGCTCGATGATTAACTGCAAGTGGCACGTTTTTCAGGGAAAGCTCCGTTGTTTGAAGTCAGGCGTGTAGATCCCGAAGAAAATATTTCCACAACACCAATCCAACCTGCCGAAGATGACCATATCAGAGATGCAAAGGTGATAACGTCTCGGAAATCTAAGGTTATTGAAGTCCGTGGAGTAGACAACGAAGCTACAATTCCAGTAGTATTGAGCGAACCTATGGAAGAACACCATGACCGAAACGTTAGGCTAACAAAAACCGACAAAAAGGAACATACTAACATAGTTTCTGACTTGGAAGATGAAGATTATTCTCTTAAGCCCAAGAAAGTGCGTGCTAACGCATCTCCGGCCAGGAAGAGCTACCCTTTGTCCGTTTATACTTACGAGGTGCCAATCGGCCTCCATTATGTGTTCTGTTTCGTCTATTGTTCCGACTGAAATAACCATCTGTCTCTGACTTTGTTTCAGATCCAAGAAGCTGATTTGTTACAAGTAGCAGCTGTGATGGGGCTCGAGGCAAAGCTAGACGTTACGGATGATATTGGTTCTGCGGATGCATTTCTTGCTTCGAGTATCGAAATGAAACGGAACCCTTGGATCCGAGGGGTGGCGAAGTTTCATCAGCTGCCCGTATTCGTCATCAAGGTATGCCGAAAGCTGATTGTTTACACCACAGCAGAAATCGTTGGTTTTGATGTTGAGACACGATGGCTCATCTTTGGTTTCGTTTCAGTCCACCACGATGGCGCAGATGGTGAAGGCCATACGGATGATTCTTGAAATGGATTCGTTTACTTTCACGAGGAAGCAGTCCGGCTCGACTTCTTCCGATATCGAGGTTGAAGATGACGCACCAAAGAGGAGGCCGTCGTTGGAGGAGATTGATGCGTTGGAGGTGcgtaaaaatataacataaaaaattttaaataaaaaagtagtgATTTAGTGAGAGGACGATGAGGTGCAACTTAGTTCGTAAGTTGCTTCCGTCAACCAAATCTAGGTTGGACGTTCGAGTCACTACGGGTAAATGTGATATCATTATTGATCCTCttctaaagaaaaaaattggtgatttAGTGACAAATTATAGCTCGTTAGTGATTCTGGTTGTCGGATTTTACGTGTAGCGTTTTGATTGATATATTTAGTTATGTGGAGATTTAAGGTATTCCACATCATCAAAACGACTTCGTTTAAACATAAGATGTAAAACGCTTATGTTTAAACGACGTCGCTTTGATGTCATATGTATATTATACACTCTTATCGTCCATAGCGATGAGCCCTTTAGCGACCGCTAATGCAACAATATCctattttcatcttctcttGCAGGAAGTCCGACTTGCTATCGAGTACATAGTGATACCGGGCGGTGAGCCGGTCGAGCTTCTCCCGAGGCGTTCCGACATTGTCGCCCGGCAGCTTGAGCTAGTGAAAAGCTATCAACTAGCTGTGGAAAACTCAGGAACCGAATCTAACCCGAGGTTGCAGATCCTTCCCCACAAGCTAAGCAAGAAAGCTTCGAGTTTCGTGAAAGTGAGAGTCGGCCAACCCGGCTCGGTTTCAGCCCGCGGAGGAGGGACGGGCGTTGCTAGGCTGCCATTTCTGCCCGAGTGAATTGATGAGGcaaagaaatgaagaagaagctgAGATACATTCCAGCTCATGTAAAGTTGTGTACATTATGTGtacttattttcttctttttttctttttttcccatttctaACTCGCAAGTGTAAAATGTCCATTCATTGTGGCAATGTTTATTGTACAAAATGcaatttaaatgaaatctCTTGCGTTGTTCTTCATTACTCATGGCTGCAGTGACTAGAACGTTCGATTTATTGGTTGGAGGATAAGCGTTAGTACTAATTAAACTGTGTTTTATCGTTTTATACAACTTTGCGTTAAGTAGTGGAAGCCCACAATTTTTGTTGCTTCAACTTGTTTTGCGATATGAGTTTTGACATGTCAAATATCTTAACACATTTTCAATATTGTTTTTAAGTagtaatattgaaaataataatgtatattaCCAATAATAGACGATGCAATTtgaatgtaaaattggtaaagtataATCGAGACAAAGAGGAAAATCAATTGATGCATCGATGGTGGAAACTGAAATCAAAATCGTTGCGTAGAGAAATTATAGTTATGCAAGGCGATTATTTTTATGCACGGAcgactaaaaatgaaaaaaaaatctaattattgTGGTTGTGGATGGattaattaacaattttttggGAAAGATTATCCAACTATATTAAAATCACATTGGATGAATTATTTGTCTAATTtcgaaattgaaaattaaattaccaaaatatagataatatttatttatatatttactctAGGGTTTGATAGCTAAACCAAACACCATATAAAAGATAAGCATATACTCTCAGCTCTCAAAATTCAACCTTTTCGAATTAGGTTCGCAATTTCTGGAACCCTAATTTTCCACCGCTTTCTGTAAATTTCTACCTTTTCTCTCCGCATATGTTTCAATTACTCTCTgtatttggaattttgttcGGTGATTTATGCAATTGAGCTTTTTATCGCGTTGAATTCAGGGTTTTTTTCTGAGATTTCGTCGAGATGGGGGACAAGGACCAGGATTACCGTATATTTGTAGGAGGTTTATCATGGGATGTCACTGAGCGGCAGCTCGAAAGCGCTTTTAGCCGTTTTGGGAAGATTGTCAGCTGCCAGGTTTCATTTTCCTTGAATTGCTCTGTTGTgcgattttttttcaactatgGTTGATCTTATAGCTGTTTTGGCGTGATTCTTCGTAATTTATCTGTGTGTTTGAGTTCAATTTTGGAGTGCCTTTTGTTTGAGAGGATAATCGAAGGTGTATGTGTGTTTGTTTCTTGATTTCCTTTGAAATAGTAACACTTATGTATTTGATTTTCATGAATTTCCCCTGTAGAAATATGATGATGTTTAGCTTCCAGAGACGCATAGAATTAGGTTTCTTATGATATTGTGAAAATGGATTTTATggataaaaatgttaaaatttttgttacGAACTGTTCCTTTTTGATGATTTTCCGGAACTTTTCCTGTATGAGACGGAGTAAACTATTGAACTTTGTGGTTAAAGCCCATAAAATCTGATTACTTGGATTTTGTTCTGATTgcattacttttttatatcttGGCTGCTAATCTCATactgttttgtttgttttgctTACAACTTCTGAAATTCTTTTTGTATGGAATTGGGAGGACTTTGGGTCTGTTGGATTTCCAGCACTGCTGAAGCACAGATTATGTTGTGTTTCTGGCGTTGCAATCGGCTAACCTTTTTTTCTAGAATCAGATATGGGCATTGGCTAACAGTTTTAGTTGGGAGGTCTTAATCTTCTGCTCAGTGAATTTTGCTGCTCCCTTTGTTCTGATCTGGCTGTTTTTAAATCATGTTTGCTTTGAAGAAAGTTATAGATTAGACTCATGAAGCATAAGACGCAATAAGGGTTGGATTTTGCTTCCGAAGTGGCATTTGTGAACGTTTTTTCTGTGGGAAATTGTTTGTGTTTCACCGTTAAGGGGTTTGAGTAGGGAAGCAACTGGCTAGCTCCATATTTGGGCACACTTCTTGAAGATTTCACTTGTCCTCGCATAAACTCAGTTGTTTTCACCTTG is a window from the Salvia hispanica cultivar TCC Black 2014 chromosome 1, UniMelb_Shisp_WGS_1.0, whole genome shotgun sequence genome containing:
- the LOC125201467 gene encoding protein SEEDLING PLASTID DEVELOPMENT 1 encodes the protein MIALNSHFVLIDLHTSWCSAQQIPNSTFAYLQKWNSGPSFSAAIRRTRGGRGRISSSRAPSPDVRSPEIRRPTALGNGFSSASSNAAAASSSGRGGDEVVSDMDLFLEIVPLRMRGELIRDERIGELIEVVMDLGRKPLARFPSGDSVISEEPVKPEDLLHAISKVGDFSDDNRSGINNSLHRISAIRNRKMQIIGLTCRVGRAVSGSAEIIRDLIESGGSILVIGPPGVGKTTLIRETARILADDQKKRVVIVDTSNEIGGDGDIPHSGIGRARRMQVPNVHLQHDVMIEAVENHMPQTIIIDEIGTELEALAASTIAQRGVQLVGTAHGITIESIIKNPSLQTLVGGIESVTLGDEEARKRKVQKTILERKGPPSFTCAVEIISKTECRVHHRLDATVDAILAGKAPLFEVRRVDPEENISTTPIQPAEDDHIRDAKVITSRKSKVIEVRGVDNEATIPVVLSEPMEEHHDRNVRLTKTDKKEHTNIVSDLEDEDYSLKPKKVRANASPARKSYPLSVYTYEIQEADLLQVAAVMGLEAKLDVTDDIGSADAFLASSIEMKRNPWIRGVAKFHQLPVFVIKSTTMAQMVKAIRMILEMDSFTFTRKQSGSTSSDIEVEDDAPKRRPSLEEIDALEEVRLAIEYIVIPGGEPVELLPRRSDIVARQLELVKSYQLAVENSGTESNPRLQILPHKLSKKASSFVKVRVGQPGSVSARGGGTGVARLPFLPE